The following proteins are encoded in a genomic region of Pseudomonas sp. Os17:
- a CDS encoding OprD family porin gives MNKSTLALAVAVGVLAQQAGAAGFIEDSKATLGLRNFYINTDNRDSDTKAAKAQNKQEEWGQGFIFNFTSGYTEGTVGFGLDAIGLLGVRLDSGGGTNGATTTSAGGTVFPTHSSSGKNAQAVNDYSSLGLTGKVKVSQTELKIGTLQPNNPVIKYNDGRLLPQTFQGGQITSNEIKDLTLTAGQIEHAKGRNSSNNEGLSIAGANASSNYDAGKFSNKFYYAGADYKITKDLTASYYYGELKDFYSQNFLGLVHNWSIGPGVLKSDLRYYRSRDNGSNGDTAAYYTTGYYPDKGLSAITKGKVDNNLYSYLALYSVEGHTFGGGYQYSNGDSDFPWLNQGDGSSNSTITDMQIQKFARAGERTWQARYAYDFAKVGVPGLTAGIIYLRGNNIDTAGKVGAAQKLTLGTGGTEWERDLTLSYVVPQGPLKNLGLTWKNAMWRNDIPGQRDQDENRLIVSYSIPLK, from the coding sequence ATGAACAAGTCCACCTTGGCCCTGGCTGTGGCCGTAGGGGTTTTGGCGCAGCAGGCAGGCGCCGCCGGTTTCATCGAAGACAGCAAGGCCACCTTGGGGCTGCGTAACTTCTATATCAATACCGATAACCGTGACAGTGATACCAAAGCCGCCAAAGCCCAGAACAAGCAGGAAGAGTGGGGCCAAGGCTTCATCTTCAACTTCACCTCTGGCTACACCGAAGGCACTGTAGGTTTCGGTCTGGATGCGATCGGTTTGCTGGGCGTGCGCCTGGATTCCGGTGGCGGCACCAACGGCGCGACCACCACATCTGCTGGCGGCACCGTTTTCCCGACTCACTCCTCCAGCGGCAAGAACGCTCAAGCGGTGAACGATTACTCCAGCCTGGGCCTGACCGGCAAGGTCAAGGTTTCCCAGACCGAGCTGAAGATCGGCACCCTGCAACCGAACAACCCGGTGATCAAGTACAACGACGGTCGTCTGTTGCCACAAACCTTCCAGGGTGGCCAGATCACGTCGAACGAAATCAAGGACCTGACCCTGACCGCAGGTCAGATCGAACACGCCAAAGGGCGTAACTCGAGCAACAACGAAGGCCTGTCCATCGCCGGTGCCAACGCCAGCTCCAACTACGATGCCGGCAAGTTCAGCAACAAGTTCTACTACGCTGGTGCGGACTACAAGATCACCAAGGATCTGACTGCTTCGTACTACTACGGTGAGCTGAAAGACTTCTACTCGCAGAACTTCCTGGGCCTGGTGCACAACTGGTCCATCGGTCCTGGCGTGCTGAAAAGCGATCTGCGCTACTACCGCAGTCGCGACAACGGCTCCAACGGCGACACCGCCGCTTACTACACCACCGGCTACTACCCCGACAAAGGCCTGTCGGCAATCACCAAGGGCAAGGTCGACAACAACCTGTACAGCTACCTGGCCCTGTACTCGGTTGAAGGTCACACCTTCGGTGGCGGCTACCAGTACAGCAACGGTGACAGCGACTTCCCTTGGCTGAACCAGGGTGACGGTTCGTCCAACAGCACCATCACCGACATGCAGATCCAGAAGTTCGCCCGTGCCGGCGAGCGTACCTGGCAGGCTCGCTACGCCTATGACTTCGCCAAGGTTGGCGTGCCTGGCCTGACCGCCGGCATCATCTACCTGCGCGGCAACAACATCGACACCGCCGGTAAAGTCGGCGCTGCTCAGAAGCTCACCCTGGGCACTGGTGGCACCGAATGGGAACGCGACCTGACCCTGTCCTACGTGGTGCCGCAAGGTCCGCTGAAGAACCTGGGTCTGACCTGGAAAAACGCCATGTGGCGTAACGACATTCCGGGCCAGCGCGACCAGGACGAAAACCGTCTGATCGTCAGCTACTCGATCCCGTTGAAGTAA
- the argA gene encoding amino-acid N-acetyltransferase — MPEYVNWLRHASPYINAHRDCTFVVMLPGDGVEHPNFGNIVHDLVLLHSLGVRLVLVHGSRPQIEARLAARGLTPHYHHGLRITDAATLECVIDAVGQLRIAIEARLSMDMASSPMQGSRLRVASGNLVTARPIGVLEGVDFHHTGEVRRVDRKGINRLLDERSIVLLSPLGYSPTGETFNLACEDVATRAAIDLGADKLLLFGADPGLLDENGKLVRELRPQQVPAHLQRLGSNYQAELLDAAAEACRGGVGRSHIVSYAEDGALLTELFTRDGGGTLVAQEQFERVREAAIEDVGGLLDLISPLEEQGILVRRSREVLEREIEQFSVVEREGMIIACAALYQIADSDAGELACLAVNPEYRHGKRGDELLERIEARARAQGLKTLFVLTTRTAHWFRERGFVPSSVERLPSARASLYNYQRNSKIFEKAL, encoded by the coding sequence ATGCCCGAATACGTCAATTGGCTTCGCCACGCGTCTCCCTACATCAACGCTCACCGGGATTGCACCTTTGTGGTCATGCTCCCCGGCGACGGTGTTGAACACCCCAACTTCGGCAATATCGTTCACGACCTGGTGCTGCTGCACAGCCTGGGGGTGCGTCTGGTGCTGGTGCACGGTTCCCGCCCGCAGATCGAAGCGCGCCTGGCGGCTCGTGGCCTGACGCCGCATTACCATCACGGCCTGCGCATCACCGATGCGGCGACCCTGGAGTGCGTGATCGACGCCGTCGGCCAGCTGCGCATTGCCATTGAGGCGCGCCTGTCCATGGACATGGCTTCTTCGCCGATGCAGGGCTCGCGGTTGCGGGTGGCCAGCGGCAACCTGGTGACGGCGCGTCCGATCGGGGTGCTGGAAGGCGTCGATTTCCATCACACCGGCGAGGTGCGCCGGGTCGATCGCAAGGGCATCAACCGCCTGCTGGATGAACGCTCCATCGTGCTGCTGTCGCCCCTGGGTTATTCGCCCACCGGTGAAACCTTCAACCTGGCCTGTGAGGACGTGGCGACCCGCGCCGCCATCGACCTGGGTGCCGACAAGCTGCTGCTGTTCGGTGCCGACCCCGGGTTGCTGGATGAAAACGGCAAGCTGGTGCGCGAACTGCGTCCGCAACAGGTGCCGGCCCACCTGCAGCGCCTGGGCAGCAACTACCAGGCCGAACTGCTGGATGCCGCCGCCGAGGCCTGCCGTGGCGGGGTGGGGCGCAGCCATATCGTCAGCTATGCCGAAGATGGCGCGCTGTTGACCGAGCTGTTCACCCGTGATGGCGGCGGCACCCTGGTGGCCCAAGAGCAGTTCGAGCGGGTGCGCGAGGCGGCGATTGAAGACGTCGGCGGGTTGCTGGATCTGATCAGTCCGCTGGAAGAGCAGGGCATCCTGGTGCGGCGTTCCCGCGAGGTGCTGGAGCGCGAGATCGAACAGTTCAGCGTGGTCGAGCGCGAGGGCATGATCATTGCCTGCGCGGCCTTGTATCAGATTGCCGATTCCGATGCCGGCGAACTGGCCTGTCTGGCGGTGAACCCGGAATATCGCCATGGCAAACGTGGCGATGAACTGTTGGAAAGGATCGAGGCCCGGGCCCGGGCCCAGGGCCTGAAAACCTTGTTCGTTCTCACCACCCGCACCGCGCACTGGTTCCGTGAGCGGGGCTTTGTGCCCAGCAGCGTCGAGCGCCTGCCGTCGGCCAGGGCTTCGCTGTACAACTATCAGCGCAACTCGAAGATCTTCGAGAAGGCTCTCTGA